Proteins encoded in a region of the Mesoflavibacter profundi genome:
- a CDS encoding protein-disulfide reductase DsbD family protein, translated as MKHLLAFLIVLFSIQTVFSQIEPVKWSAEVEKISDTEYNLIYKADIEDHWHLYSQTLPEGGAIPTEFIYNEDALKKDFKLVGKATESESITKFDKVFQMDLTYFDNAATFTQKIELKDSNISQIEAEISFQACDDARCIFESEIVTFNLQEGKVSQETFDTPNLDAENLDKSRQLDLNITGWNNYKQEEVKEKTNFGIFILGFIGGLIALLTPCVFPMIPLTVSFFTKSAENSQKGIANAILYGFFILLIYVLLSLPFHFLDSLDPEILNTISTNVWLNIIFFLILGFFAFSFFGFYEITLPASWGNKMDEKSSSIGGFIGIFFMALTLAIVSFSCTGPILGSLLAGSLTSDGGAMQLTAGMSGFGLALALPFTLFAMFPKWLNALPKSGGWLNSVKVVLGFLELAMAFKFLSNADLVSHWGLLKREIFLAIWVILGIGLFLYLIGKIKFPHDSPLKKLSFLRISTAVLVISFVIYIAPGILKNPTWDLTALSGFPPPMSYSIYERESECPLGLDCYKDLDEGIAAAKEANKPIMLDFTGWACVNCRKMEEQVWSQSKIYKILKEEYIIISLYVDDRKELPKEEQFKYVKPNGNLKNIRTIGDKWATLQTLNFQNNSQPFYVLLNHNMELLNHTTAYTPNADEYFEWLQKGVENFKK; from the coding sequence ATGAAGCATTTATTAGCTTTTTTAATTGTACTGTTTTCAATTCAAACTGTTTTTTCTCAAATAGAACCTGTAAAATGGTCTGCAGAAGTCGAAAAAATTAGTGATACAGAATATAATCTGATTTACAAAGCAGATATAGAAGATCATTGGCATTTATATTCTCAAACTTTACCAGAAGGCGGCGCAATTCCTACAGAGTTTATCTATAACGAAGATGCTTTAAAAAAAGACTTTAAATTAGTTGGTAAAGCTACAGAAAGCGAGAGTATTACTAAGTTTGATAAAGTATTTCAAATGGATTTGACTTATTTTGATAACGCAGCAACATTTACTCAAAAGATAGAATTAAAAGATTCAAATATATCACAAATTGAAGCCGAAATTAGCTTTCAAGCATGTGATGATGCCAGATGTATTTTTGAAAGTGAAATCGTTACATTTAACTTACAAGAAGGAAAAGTAAGTCAAGAGACTTTTGACACACCAAATCTAGATGCTGAAAATTTAGATAAATCAAGACAATTAGATTTAAATATTACAGGTTGGAACAATTACAAACAAGAAGAAGTTAAAGAAAAAACCAACTTTGGTATTTTCATTCTTGGTTTTATTGGTGGTTTAATAGCATTATTAACACCTTGTGTGTTTCCGATGATTCCCTTAACGGTTTCATTCTTCACAAAAAGTGCAGAAAACAGTCAAAAAGGTATTGCAAATGCAATATTATACGGGTTTTTCATCCTTTTAATTTATGTGCTTTTAAGTTTACCATTTCACTTTTTAGACTCCTTAGATCCAGAAATTTTAAATACTATTTCAACCAATGTATGGCTTAATATTATCTTCTTTTTAATCTTAGGCTTTTTTGCGTTTTCATTTTTTGGTTTTTACGAAATCACATTACCAGCGTCTTGGGGAAATAAAATGGACGAAAAATCATCAAGCATAGGTGGTTTTATTGGTATATTTTTTATGGCGTTAACCTTAGCAATTGTTTCGTTTTCTTGTACGGGACCAATTTTAGGTTCATTATTAGCAGGATCATTAACAAGTGATGGTGGCGCAATGCAATTAACAGCTGGTATGTCTGGTTTTGGTTTAGCATTAGCATTACCGTTTACCTTGTTTGCAATGTTCCCAAAATGGTTAAACGCTTTACCAAAATCTGGTGGTTGGCTAAATAGCGTTAAAGTAGTTTTAGGATTTTTAGAACTAGCTATGGCGTTTAAATTTTTATCAAATGCAGATTTAGTATCGCATTGGGGACTTTTAAAACGTGAAATTTTCTTAGCAATATGGGTAATTTTAGGTATTGGGTTGTTCCTTTATTTAATAGGAAAAATCAAATTTCCGCATGATAGTCCATTAAAAAAACTAAGTTTTTTAAGAATTAGTACAGCTGTTTTAGTAATCTCTTTTGTTATTTATATAGCACCAGGAATACTAAAAAATCCAACATGGGACTTAACAGCGTTAAGTGGTTTTCCGCCACCAATGTCTTATAGTATTTATGAGCGCGAATCTGAATGTCCTTTAGGTTTAGATTGTTATAAAGATTTAGACGAGGGTATTGCTGCAGCCAAAGAAGCTAACAAACCAATTATGTTAGACTTTACAGGTTGGGCTTGTGTAAATTGTCGTAAAATGGAAGAACAAGTATGGAGTCAGAGTAAAATCTATAAAATACTTAAAGAAGAGTATATCATTATTTCATTATACGTAGATGATCGTAAAGAACTGCCAAAAGAAGAGCAATTTAAATACGTAAAACCTAACGGAAATTTAAAAAATATTAGAACAATAGGCGATAAATGGGCGACCTTACAAACGCTAAACTTTCAAAATAACTCACAACCATTTTATGTGTTGTTAAATCATAATATGGAATTGTTAAATCACACAACTGCCTACACACCAAACGCAGACGAGTATTTTGAATGGCTCCAAAAAGGCGTTGAAAACTTCAAGAAATAA
- the ade gene encoding adenine deaminase yields the protein MKTIQGQIVDIQNRTIFSGSILVENGKIKAVKKEEHDVKHYILPGFVDAHIHIESSMLVPSEFAKIAVKHGTVATVSDPHEIANVLGVKGVEFMIENGKQTPFKFNFGAPSCVPATTFESAGAVINSDDIKNLMANPDIKYLAEMMNYPGVLFDDSEVLKKIEWAKHYNKPIDGHAPGLRGDDLTKYISAGITTDHECFTYEEGLEKLQKGMKVLIREGSAAKNFEALIDLLPEYYQNIMFCSDDKHPDDLLLHHINKLCDRAVAKGNDVFNVLQAACINPVKHYNLDVGLLNEGDAADFIIVEDLKSFKTLQTYINGELVFDNGTSLMPHISFENLNNFNTEKKETSDFQVESQAKNIRVIEALDGELVTNQILAEATIENGNLVSNTKTDILKMTVVNRYKNDKPAIAFIKNFGLKEGAIASSVGHDSHNIIAVGVDDEAICKAVNLIIENKGGICAVSKTKQDVVPLPVAGIMSDQNAETIGKAYAKLDQMAKDLGATLHAPYMTLSFMALLVIPALKLSDKGLFDGGKFEFTSLEA from the coding sequence ATGAAAACAATCCAAGGTCAAATAGTAGACATACAAAATAGAACAATTTTTAGCGGAAGTATTTTAGTAGAAAACGGTAAGATTAAAGCTGTTAAAAAAGAAGAACATGATGTAAAACACTACATTTTACCTGGTTTTGTAGATGCACATATTCATATAGAAAGCTCCATGTTAGTACCAAGCGAGTTTGCCAAAATAGCCGTAAAACACGGTACGGTTGCAACTGTTAGTGATCCGCATGAAATCGCCAATGTATTAGGCGTAAAAGGTGTCGAGTTTATGATTGAAAATGGTAAGCAAACACCATTTAAATTCAATTTTGGAGCACCAAGTTGTGTACCTGCAACCACTTTTGAATCGGCTGGAGCTGTTATAAATTCTGATGATATAAAAAACTTAATGGCAAATCCAGACATTAAATATTTAGCCGAAATGATGAATTATCCTGGCGTTTTATTTGATGATTCTGAAGTTTTAAAAAAGATAGAATGGGCAAAACATTATAACAAACCTATTGATGGTCATGCACCAGGTTTACGTGGTGACGATTTAACCAAATATATTAGCGCAGGAATAACAACCGATCACGAGTGTTTTACCTACGAAGAAGGCTTAGAAAAATTGCAAAAAGGAATGAAAGTCCTTATTCGTGAAGGTAGCGCCGCGAAAAACTTCGAAGCGCTTATAGATTTACTTCCTGAGTATTATCAAAACATCATGTTTTGTAGTGACGATAAACATCCAGATGATTTATTGTTGCATCATATAAATAAATTATGTGACAGAGCAGTCGCAAAAGGTAACGATGTCTTTAACGTCTTACAAGCAGCATGCATAAATCCTGTAAAGCATTATAATTTAGACGTTGGATTATTAAATGAAGGTGACGCTGCAGATTTTATTATAGTTGAAGATTTAAAATCATTTAAAACATTACAAACCTATATTAATGGCGAATTAGTTTTTGATAACGGTACATCTTTAATGCCTCATATTAGTTTTGAAAATCTTAATAATTTCAACACTGAAAAAAAAGAAACATCCGATTTTCAAGTTGAAAGTCAAGCAAAAAATATAAGAGTAATTGAAGCTTTAGATGGCGAGTTAGTGACTAACCAAATCTTAGCAGAAGCTACAATAGAAAACGGAAATTTAGTTTCTAATACCAAAACAGATATTTTAAAAATGACGGTTGTTAATCGTTATAAAAATGATAAACCTGCAATAGCATTTATTAAAAATTTTGGATTAAAAGAAGGCGCAATCGCAAGTTCTGTTGGTCACGATTCTCACAATATTATTGCTGTTGGCGTAGATGATGAAGCGATTTGTAAAGCAGTAAACTTAATCATTGAAAATAAAGGTGGAATTTGTGCAGTCTCTAAGACAAAACAAGATGTTGTACCATTACCAGTTGCAGGAATTATGAGTGATCAAAATGCCGAAACTATTGGTAAAGCTTATGCCAAATTAGACCAAATGGCAAAAGATTTAGGCGCCACTTTACACGCGCCTTATATGACGTTGTCGTTTATGGCATTGTTAGTTATACCAGCTTTAAAATTAAGTGATAAAGGCTTGTTTGATGGTGGTAAGTTTGAGTTTACAAGTTTAGAAGCCTAA
- a CDS encoding SLC13 family permease → MKNTQKIGLVLGPIVFFILLLFFKPEGLSTEGRAVLASTVWIAIWWITEAIPIAVTALLPIALFPLSGGLNLSDTTSAFGHKFVFLYLGGFIIAIAIEKWNLHKRIALNIIKIIGFNLKRIILGFMLATAFLSMWISNTATSVMMLPIGVAIILQLKDNPNTPEDENLTFGKALMLAIAYSASIGGIATLIGTPPNLVLAGVVSDIYNYEITFLQWFMFGFPISIILLFICWKYLTEVAFTFEKREFTDGKAEVNLQLKALGSISYEEKLVAFIFGLTAFFWITRSFLFKNILPALDDTIIAISFAIVLFLLPSKKQGTKLMNWDDAVKIPWGIILLFGGGMALSKGFETTGLAKWIGEQMTTFAGVTTIILLLLLIAAVNFLTEITSNLATTAMLLPVLAPMAISVDIHPFILMVGAAVAASCAFMLPVATPPNAVVFGSGYLRIPDMVKKGFVMNLVSIILLTLFVYFVLPLLWNITIEGFPDAFKH, encoded by the coding sequence TTGGATTGGTTTTAGGACCTATCGTTTTTTTTATCTTACTATTATTTTTTAAACCAGAAGGTTTATCTACAGAAGGTCGCGCAGTACTTGCATCTACCGTTTGGATTGCTATTTGGTGGATTACAGAAGCGATACCTATTGCGGTAACTGCCTTATTGCCAATTGCGCTTTTCCCATTGTCTGGCGGACTTAATTTAAGTGATACCACTAGTGCTTTTGGGCATAAATTTGTGTTTTTATATTTAGGTGGATTTATTATTGCGATTGCTATTGAAAAATGGAATCTTCACAAACGCATTGCTTTAAATATTATTAAAATAATTGGGTTTAATTTAAAACGAATTATCCTTGGGTTTATGCTAGCTACCGCGTTTTTATCTATGTGGATTAGTAATACTGCAACATCTGTGATGATGCTTCCAATTGGTGTAGCTATTATTTTACAACTAAAAGATAATCCAAATACGCCAGAAGACGAAAACTTAACCTTTGGGAAAGCCTTAATGTTAGCGATTGCTTACAGTGCTTCAATTGGTGGTATTGCTACATTAATTGGTACGCCGCCAAATTTAGTGTTGGCTGGAGTCGTTTCAGATATTTATAATTATGAAATCACCTTTTTACAATGGTTTATGTTTGGGTTTCCTATTTCAATTATATTATTATTTATCTGTTGGAAATACCTTACTGAAGTCGCTTTTACATTTGAAAAACGAGAATTTACAGACGGAAAAGCCGAAGTTAACCTTCAATTAAAAGCTTTAGGCAGCATTAGTTATGAAGAAAAATTGGTCGCTTTTATTTTTGGTTTAACCGCATTTTTCTGGATTACGCGTTCGTTTTTATTTAAAAACATTTTACCTGCGTTAGATGATACAATTATCGCTATTTCTTTTGCTATCGTGTTGTTTTTGTTACCGTCTAAAAAACAAGGAACAAAATTAATGAATTGGGATGATGCGGTGAAAATTCCTTGGGGAATTATTTTATTGTTTGGTGGCGGAATGGCTTTATCAAAAGGGTTTGAAACTACAGGCTTAGCCAAATGGATTGGCGAACAAATGACCACTTTTGCTGGCGTGACCACTATCATTTTACTATTATTACTAATTGCTGCGGTTAATTTTTTAACCGAAATTACCTCCAATTTAGCAACTACAGCTATGCTGTTACCGGTGTTAGCGCCTATGGCAATTTCAGTAGATATTCATCCGTTTATTTTAATGGTTGGCGCTGCTGTTGCGGCATCTTGTGCTTTTATGTTACCAGTAGCTACGCCACCAAATGCAGTAGTTTTTGGTTCTGGTTATTTACGCATTCCAGATATGGTAAAAAAAGGATTTGTGATGAATTTAGTATCTATTATTTTACTAACGCTGTTTGTGTACTTTGTCCTTCCGTTACTTTGGAATATTACTATCGAAGGATTTCCGGACGCATTTAAACATTAA
- the tilS gene encoding tRNA lysidine(34) synthetase TilS: MQKAFINHIIQNLPFLKESKLLIAISGGVDSVVLAHLCKEAKLDFTLAHCNFNLRGNESDADESFVLELAEDLDVEVFIQNFDTESFAKNEKLSIQLAARQLRYDWFFELSEQLEFDYILTAHHADDNLETFLINLSRGTGLEGLKGIPEVNETIVRPLLSFSREDIEDYAKTNHLKWREDSSNASTKYLRNKLRHDVIPVLKDINPDVLANFQNTLAHLNDSSAIVEDAVDSFLNKAIVTIDDSQISYKISEFEALNNPKAYLFEIFKDYGFSQWKDIENLLTAQSGKLVFSKTHQLLKDRDCLILSEISSEENNETVTILEDQNEIKLPNGILCIESVEEIGKTDKSTIYIDKKTLKYPLTVRHWEKGDYFYPLGMQGKKKLSKFFKDEKLSLLDKQKTLLLCSDHQVVWVINHRADNRFKLTKQTQDILKIKYQK, encoded by the coding sequence ATGCAGAAAGCGTTTATAAATCACATTATCCAAAACCTTCCTTTTTTAAAAGAAAGTAAGCTGCTAATTGCTATTTCTGGCGGCGTAGATTCGGTGGTTTTAGCGCATTTGTGTAAAGAGGCAAAGCTGGATTTTACTTTGGCGCATTGTAATTTCAATTTAAGAGGAAATGAAAGTGACGCTGACGAGAGTTTTGTTTTAGAGCTTGCAGAAGACTTAGATGTTGAAGTATTTATCCAAAATTTTGACACCGAAAGTTTTGCAAAAAACGAAAAACTATCCATACAATTAGCTGCAAGACAACTCCGTTACGATTGGTTTTTTGAACTATCAGAACAATTAGAATTCGATTACATTTTAACAGCGCATCACGCAGATGATAATTTAGAAACGTTTTTAATCAACTTATCACGTGGTACAGGTTTAGAAGGCTTAAAAGGCATACCTGAAGTTAATGAAACTATCGTTAGACCGTTGTTATCATTTTCAAGAGAAGACATTGAAGATTATGCAAAAACAAACCATTTAAAATGGAGAGAAGATAGCAGTAATGCCTCTACAAAATACTTACGCAATAAGTTGCGTCATGATGTGATCCCTGTTTTAAAAGACATAAATCCAGATGTTTTAGCAAACTTTCAAAATACATTGGCGCATTTAAATGATAGTTCAGCTATCGTTGAAGATGCTGTAGATTCCTTTTTAAATAAAGCGATTGTAACTATTGATGACAGCCAAATTTCATATAAAATTTCAGAATTTGAAGCATTAAATAATCCAAAAGCTTATCTATTTGAAATCTTTAAAGATTACGGTTTCTCACAATGGAAAGACATCGAAAATTTACTAACAGCGCAAAGCGGAAAGTTGGTGTTTTCTAAAACGCATCAGCTATTAAAAGATAGAGATTGTTTGATTTTAAGTGAAATTTCTTCAGAAGAAAACAATGAAACAGTTACCATTCTTGAAGATCAAAACGAAATAAAATTACCAAACGGAATTTTATGTATAGAGTCTGTAGAAGAAATAGGCAAAACAGATAAATCCACCATTTATATTGATAAAAAAACGTTAAAGTATCCTTTAACTGTAAGACATTGGGAAAAAGGCGACTATTTTTACCCATTAGGAATGCAAGGAAAAAAGAAACTTAGCAAGTTTTTTAAAGACGAAAAATTATCTTTGCTAGACAAACAAAAAACCTTGCTATTGTGTAGTGATCACCAAGTGGTTTGGGTGATAAATCACAGAGCAGATAATAGGTTTAAACTAACTAAACAAACCCAAGACATTTTAAAAATTAAATATCAAAAATGA
- a CDS encoding YheT family hydrolase — MPILNTTYKPNLLFRNGHIATIYSGLWRRVKGVNQKRERIVLPDQDFLDLDWSFSTKKTNQLLIVLHGLEGNGNRHYVLGSAKIANQNNMDAVCVNFRGCSGEVNNSFQSYHSGKTDDLAEVINHITAHYHYDTIYLNGFSLGGNVILKYLGETEDVPKQIKAAVAVSVPVYLKGSLQRLMALDNRLYSIKFLRDLKRKLKEKQVLYPEKISNSIIKSVKTLQDFDNAYTSKAHGFKDALDYYEQSSSLQFLNQISVPTLLINALNDSFLSKECYPIEEAKNNPNLFLELPKYGGHVGFHHKNNIYYNEKRMIEFLFEKKLSS; from the coding sequence ATGCCAATCCTAAACACAACATACAAACCCAATCTATTATTCCGTAATGGTCATATTGCTACGATTTATTCTGGATTATGGCGTAGGGTAAAAGGTGTAAACCAAAAACGCGAACGTATTGTTTTACCAGATCAAGATTTTTTAGATTTAGATTGGAGTTTTTCAACTAAAAAAACGAATCAGTTACTAATCGTTTTACACGGTTTAGAAGGTAACGGTAATAGACATTATGTACTTGGATCGGCTAAAATAGCTAACCAAAATAATATGGATGCAGTTTGTGTAAATTTTAGAGGTTGTAGTGGCGAAGTCAACAATAGTTTTCAGTCGTATCACTCTGGTAAAACAGACGATTTAGCTGAAGTTATTAATCACATTACAGCGCATTATCACTACGATACGATCTATTTAAACGGATTTAGTTTAGGCGGAAATGTGATTTTAAAATATTTAGGTGAAACCGAAGATGTGCCAAAACAAATTAAGGCAGCAGTTGCTGTTTCGGTACCAGTGTATTTAAAAGGCTCTTTGCAACGATTGATGGCTTTAGATAATAGATTGTATTCCATTAAATTTTTAAGAGACTTAAAACGAAAACTAAAAGAAAAACAAGTTTTATATCCAGAAAAAATTTCAAATTCCATAATAAAGTCGGTAAAGACATTACAAGATTTTGACAATGCTTATACCTCAAAAGCCCACGGTTTTAAAGATGCTTTAGATTATTATGAGCAATCCAGTAGTCTTCAGTTTTTAAACCAAATTTCAGTACCAACGTTATTGATTAATGCGTTAAACGATTCGTTCTTATCTAAAGAATGTTATCCAATAGAAGAAGCCAAAAACAATCCAAATCTATTTTTAGAACTACCAAAATATGGCGGTCATGTTGGATTTCATCATAAAAACAATATTTATTATAACGAAAAACGAATGATTGAATTTTTATTCGAAAAAAAACTTTCTAGTTAA